One window of the Canis aureus isolate CA01 chromosome 1, VMU_Caureus_v.1.0, whole genome shotgun sequence genome contains the following:
- the FGD3 gene encoding FYVE, RhoGEF and PH domain-containing protein 3, producing the protein MESEGTSSTTHAPGAVLGEPDAGPGCASLELPRADPGKLQGLPLGPRAHGKDPDLGSPGTPTTSGDGPLDLGPSGGPNGGAKLPNRDSGIDSPSCSVVSEQFPCEEGGEASRGPAVLGHLEAAPEGEAVREAADSNVGEGNGEEPDPKSSPLRAPVDPVKCPKSQKLLHIAQELLHTEETYVKRLHLLDQVFCAQLVEAGIPSEVTTGIFSNISSIYRFHGHFLLPELQTRITQEWDTNPRLGDILQKLAPFLKMYGEYVKNFDRAVELVSTWTQRSPLFKDIVQSIQKQDVCGNLTLQHHMLEPVQRVPRYELLLKDYLKRLPRDAPDWKDAERSLELISTAANHSNAAIRKMEKMHKLLEVYERLGGEEDIVNPANELIKEGPIQKLSAKSGSAQDRHLFLFNSMILYCVPKLRLMGQKFSVREKMDISGLQVQDIVKSNAAHTFIIKGRKRSLELQTRTEEEKKEWIQVIEDTIERHKQNSQTFKAFSSSFGQDEDPSLPPNPSVVSASPEEPALAASGGGGVAGLESRRGSAKTGRDKEKLGCRSCGEAFNSITKRKHRCKLCGVVICGKCSEFKAENGRQSRVCRGCFLTQRAVPESPSPEVAPEEPKHSTEGPAAVDPQPSLLCGHLQVSDSGAAWSEVWATIPASDPLELVLHLQEDSQDGWPPRTVPLSGCTVSVLDPAEMPDSRHVWRLQRGQQSLYLSTPSVDLQKRWLEALSAAARGDPGLAAL; encoded by the exons ATGGAGTCAGAAGGGACGTCCTCAACAACCCATGCTCCCGGTGCTGTCCTGggggagccagatgctgggccTGGCTGTGCATCCCTGGAGCTCCCGAGGGCCGACCCAGGGAAGCTCCAAGGACTGCCACTCGGGCCGAGAGCCCATGGCAAGGACCCTGACCTTGGGAGCCCTGGCACCCCAACCACCTCAGGGGACGGCCCCCTGGACCTAGGGCCCTCGGGGGGGCCCAACGGTGGTGCTAAGCTCCCTAACCGGGACAGCGGGATTGACAGCCCATCGTGCAGTGTGGTCAGTGAGCAGTTCCCCTGTGAGGAGGGTGGCGAGGCCAGCCGGGGCCCTGCAGTCCTGGGCCACCTGGAGGCAGCCCCAGAAGGCGAGGCCGTGCGGGAGGCGGCCGATAGCAATGTGGGCGAAGGTAACGGTGAGGAGCCCGACCCCAAGAGCAGCCCCCTGAGGGCCCCTGTGGACCCAGTCAAG TGTCCCAAGTCCCAGAAGCTGCTCCACATTGCCCAGGAGCTCCTGCACACCGAGGAGACGTACGTGAAGCGGCTGCACCTGCTGGACCAG GTTTTCTGCGCCCAGCTGGTGGAAGCAGGCATTCCATCGGAGGTCACCACAGGCATCTTCTCCAACATCTCCTCCATCTATCGCTTCCATGGGCACTTCCTCCTGCCTGAGCTGCAGACGCGGATAACACAGGAGTG GGACACAAACCCCCGGCTCGGGGACATCCTGCAGAAGCTGGCCCCATTCCTCAAGATGTATGGCGAGTATGTCAAGAACTTTGACCGGGCCGTGGAGCTGGTGAGCACCTGGACCCAGCGCTCACCACTGTTTAAGGACATTGTGCAGAGCATCCAG AAGCAGGACGTGTGTGGGAACCTGACGCTGCAGCACCACATGCTGGAGCCCGTGCAGAGGGTCCCACGCTACGAGCTGCTGCTCAAGGACTATCTGAAGAGGCTCCCGAGAGACGCCCCTGACTGGAAGGATGCAGAAA GGTCCTTGGAGCTCATCTCTACCGCTGCCAACCACTCCAATGCCGCCATTCGGAAAATG GAGAAAATGCACAAGCTCCTGGAGGTGTACGAGCgactgggtggggaggaggacatCGTCAATCCCGCCAACGAGCTGATCAAGGAGGGCCCCATCCAGAAGTTGTCGGCCAAGAGTGGCTCAGCACAGGACCGCCACCTCTTCCTG TTCAACAGCATGATCCTTTACTGTGTGCCCAAACTGCGTCTCATGGGCCAGAAGTTCAGTGTCCGGGAGAAGATGGACATTTCGGGCCTCCAG GTGCAGGATATCGTCAAGTCAAATGCAGCGCACACATTCATCATAAAGGGAAGGAAACGGTCCCTGGAGCTGCAGACCCG gacagaagaggagaaaaaagaatggattcaG GTCATCGAGGACACCATAGAGAGGCACAAGCAGAACAGCCAGACCTTCAAGGCCTTCAGTAGCTCCTTCGGCCAGGATGAGGacccatccctccctccaaaTCCCTCT GTGGTGAGTGCCAGCCCTGAGGAGCCTGCCCTGGCAGCCAGTGGTGGAGGGGGTGTTGCAGGG CTCGAGTCCAGGAGAGGGTCTGCTAAGACCGGGCGCGACAAGGAGAAGCTGGGCTGCAGGAGCTGCGGCGAGGCCTTCAACTCCATCACCAAGAGGAAGCACCGGTGCAAGCTGTGTGGGGTG GTCATCTGTGGGAAGTGCTCTGAGTTCAAGGCTGAGAATGGCAGGCAGAGCCGGGTCTGCCGAGGGTGTTTCCTGACGCAGCGGGCGGTACCTGAGAGCCCCAGCCCCGAGGTGGCACCTGAGGAGCCCAAGCACAGCACAGAG GGGCCAGCGGCTGTtgacccccagcccagcctgctcTGCGGCCACCTGCAGGTGTCGGACAGTGGTGCAGCCTGGAGCGAGGTGTGGGCCACCATCCCAGCCTCAGACCCCCTGGAGCTGGTGCTGCACCTGCAGGAAGACAGCCAG GATGGCTGGCCACCACGCACCGTCCCCCTCTCTGGCTGTACAGTGAGTGTGTTGGACCCCGCGGAGATGCCAGACTCCAGGCATGTGTGGCGGCTGCAGCGGGGCCAGCAGTCCTTGTACCTGAGCACCCCGTCAGTGGACCTGCAGAAGCGGTGGCTGGAGGCCCTGAGTGCAGCTGCCCGCGGGGACCCAGGCCTGGCGGCCCTGTGA